Proteins found in one Rhinolophus ferrumequinum isolate MPI-CBG mRhiFer1 chromosome 9, mRhiFer1_v1.p, whole genome shotgun sequence genomic segment:
- the LOC117026970 gene encoding small nuclear ribonucleoprotein E-like, giving the protein MAYRGQGQKMQKVMVQPINLIFRYLQNRSRIQVWLYEQVNMRIEGCIIGFDEYMNLVLDDAEEIHSKTKSRKQLGRIMLKGDNITLLQSVSN; this is encoded by the coding sequence ATGGCGTACCGTGGCCAGGGCCAAAAAATGCAGAAGGTGATGGTGCAGCCCATCAACCTCATCTTCAGATACTTGCAAAATAGATCTCGGATTCAGGTGTGGCTATATGAGCAAGTGAATATGCGGATAGAGGGCTGTATCATTGGTTTTGATGAGTATATGAACCTCGTATTAGATGATGCAGAAGAGATTCATTCTAAAACAAAGTCAAGAAAACAGCTGGGTCGGATCATGCTAAAAGGAGATAATATTACTCTGCTTCAAAGTGTCTCCAACTAG